In Nitrospirota bacterium, the DNA window TATTGATGTCCGTATAAGTTTTCTTCAGACAAATGGTAATGAAGAAATTACTGAAATTATCCCGGGACGGGTGGTATGGGTTAAAAATCTTCATCAGAATTTTGTAATCGGCATCTCATTTGCCACTCTCGATACTGTAAGGAACTCTAAACTGCTTAGTTATATTGAAGCCGCTTCTCAGGGAATGGCATAACATTCTAACATTGTCTGGGGACACCATACTTAATTCTTTTTGAAATAAGTATGGTGTCCCCAGAAGAGAACAGCCAATGCTTATCAATGGTCAGTGGGGTCAGTGGACAAAAATCCCTGCAGGAAAAACAGATACCAATTTCATAAATATACTCTCCCCTTATGACGGCAAGGTTATAGGGGCAATTCCAGAGGCAAGCCCTGAAGATGTTGACAATGCAATATCTGCCGCAGAAAAGACATTCCGAGAAAACAGATTAACACCGCATGAACGATATACGATACTCTCAAAGACATCAGAATTATTACATGAGAGAAGAGAGAAGATAACAGCCACACTCGCATTAGAGGCCGGAAAACCTATCAGAGACGCACGTGCAGAGGTTGACAGGGCAGTACAGACATTCCTTATATCTGCTGAAGAGGCAAAGAGGGTTCACGGAGAGGTTGTTCCTGTTGAGGCATCAAAAGGTTCAGAAAACAGGGTTGCATTTACTATCAGGGTGCCGGTTGGGCCGGTT includes these proteins:
- a CDS encoding PilZ domain-containing protein, producing MLKKEQEKRKYPRYGIASIANISFPGSDETIEAFISSISQGGVGIYSQQKFEIGTDIDVRISFLQTNGNEEITEIIPGRVVWVKNLHQNFVIGISFATLDTVRNSKLLSYIEAASQGMA